A genomic segment from Aegilops tauschii subsp. strangulata cultivar AL8/78 chromosome 1, Aet v6.0, whole genome shotgun sequence encodes:
- the LOC120969547 gene encoding secreted RxLR effector protein 161-like: MEPHLKLSKESTSSLVDRKLYRSVVGNLRYLVHTRPDISFAVGFVSRFMEVPTTEHWAAVKHLIRYVAGTLNYGCRYKKGEPEPRLVGYNKADFAGDVDDRKSPSGLVFVFGGSVISRQLQKQKVITLSSCEAEYITTTTAACTVVWLGRMLGDLLGDPGSGTPLLIDDESVIQLYKNHVFHNRTKHIETRFHFNREHVRDGRIAVDHVHTGEQLANIMTKASPRVKFQELQGMIDIHS, translated from the coding sequence ATGGAGCCGCATCTGAAGCTGAGCAAGGAGAGCACGAGCTCGCTTGTCGACAGGAAGCTTTACCGCAGCGTCGTTGGCAACCTCCGCTATCTGGTGCACACGAGGCCGGACATCTCATTCGCAGTTGGCTTCGTCAGCAGGTTCATGGAGGTACCCACGACAGAGCACTGGGCGGCTGTCAAGCACCTGATAAGGTATGTTGCAGGTACTCTAAACTACGGGTGCAGATACAAGAAGGGAGAGCCGGAGCCGCGGCTGGTTGGTTATAACAAAGCGGATTTCGCCGGTGATGTTGATGACAGGAAGAGCCCCTCCGGGCTGGTGTTCGTCTTTGGGGGGAGTGTGATAAGCCGGCAGTTGCAGAAGCAGAAAGTGATCACCCTCTCATCATGCGAAGCCGAGTACATCACGACGACCACAGCCGCGTGCACGGTCGTCTGGCTCGGGCGGATGCTCGGTGATCTGCTGGGAGATCCAGGCAGTGGGACACCACTCCTCATCGACGACGAATCTGTGATTCAGCTCTACAAGAATCATGTCTTCCACAACAGAACCAAGCACATCGAGACGCGGTTTCACTTCAATCGTGAGCATGTGCGGGATGGAAGGATCGCCGTCGACCACGTCCACACTGGCGAGCAACTAGCTAACATAATGACCAAGGCTTCGCCACGGGTGAAGTTCCAGGAGTTGCAGGGCATGATCGACATCCATAGCTGA